In Paraburkholderia acidisoli, one DNA window encodes the following:
- a CDS encoding YaiI/YqxD family protein — protein MQILVDADACPVVIKDILFRAARRTEIVVTLVANQALRTPPSPFIKSIQVPAGFDAADARVVELAAAGDLVITADIPLAAAALERGAHVLDTRGNWFTRENIQERLTMRDVMEQLRNSGIDTGGPAPFSARDSKTFASQLDRFLARHAPPRNA, from the coding sequence ATGCAAATTCTGGTCGACGCCGACGCCTGCCCGGTCGTCATCAAGGACATCCTGTTCCGCGCGGCGCGCCGCACGGAAATCGTCGTGACGCTCGTCGCCAATCAGGCGCTGCGCACGCCGCCCTCGCCGTTCATCAAGTCGATCCAGGTGCCGGCGGGTTTCGACGCCGCCGACGCGCGCGTGGTCGAACTCGCGGCCGCGGGCGATCTCGTCATCACCGCCGATATCCCGCTCGCCGCCGCCGCGCTGGAGCGCGGCGCGCACGTGCTCGACACGCGCGGCAACTGGTTCACGCGCGAGAATATCCAGGAGCGTTTGACGATGCGCGACGTCATGGAGCAATTGCGCAACTCGGGTATCGACACGGGCGGCCCCGCGCCGTTCAGCGCGCGCGACAGCAAGACCTTCGCGAGCCAGCTCGACCGGTTCCTCGCGCGGCATGCGCCGCCGCGAAACGCATGA
- a CDS encoding HD domain-containing phosphohydrolase, which yields MTADEARLSPLRVFDAVKALAFIGDLSMGQPTDHSPRTAWLAARLAHAAQLDAAACDTVRETSLLRWSGCTANAGGFAELFGDDVQVRGAMLENRSGWAKPLEGRGDVGALLAPLAQIHCEVSGEVARMLGLARETERALRHIFESWDGHGVPAQLAGEAVPFAVFVVGLAGDLEALGRAHGVAAALALVAQRSETRYPARLVAIAAQHAHEWIAELDRATPGELDAALATPAMQQTTSAELIADVIDLKLPWMTGFSRAVAATAAQCCARLTADPAAPLRVYRAGLIHGIGRAAVPNGIWNATTRLPESAWEKVRLVPYWTARAGKQAGALNEAAELASQAYERLDGSGYFRGAREAALTLEARVLAATVAWVALRSARPWRAALCAEEAARQLHDDVAAGRLSGEVVDALLADSGVTAPRPAGGGTPGARASAQGSSQASAPLSAREIDVLRAISRGASNKEAARALTLSPSTVRTHVESVFRKLECSTRAAATLKAAALGLL from the coding sequence ATGACCGCAGACGAAGCCCGTCTCTCGCCGCTGCGCGTGTTCGACGCCGTGAAGGCACTCGCCTTTATCGGCGACTTGAGCATGGGCCAGCCCACCGACCACTCGCCGCGCACGGCCTGGCTCGCGGCGCGACTCGCGCACGCGGCGCAACTCGACGCCGCCGCCTGCGACACCGTGCGCGAAACCTCGCTGCTGCGCTGGTCGGGCTGCACCGCCAATGCGGGCGGCTTCGCCGAGCTGTTCGGCGACGACGTCCAGGTGCGCGGCGCCATGCTGGAAAACCGCTCGGGCTGGGCGAAGCCGCTGGAAGGCCGTGGCGATGTCGGCGCCCTGCTCGCGCCGCTCGCGCAAATCCACTGCGAAGTGTCCGGCGAAGTCGCACGCATGCTGGGCCTCGCGCGCGAGACCGAGCGCGCGTTGCGCCACATTTTCGAATCGTGGGACGGCCACGGCGTGCCCGCGCAACTCGCGGGCGAAGCGGTGCCGTTCGCGGTGTTCGTGGTGGGGCTGGCCGGCGATCTGGAAGCGTTGGGCCGCGCGCATGGCGTGGCGGCGGCGCTAGCGCTCGTCGCGCAACGTTCGGAGACGCGCTATCCCGCGCGCCTCGTCGCGATCGCGGCACAGCATGCGCACGAATGGATCGCGGAACTGGATCGCGCCACGCCCGGCGAACTCGACGCCGCGCTCGCCACGCCGGCCATGCAGCAGACGACCTCGGCCGAACTGATCGCCGACGTCATCGACCTGAAACTGCCGTGGATGACGGGCTTTTCGCGCGCCGTCGCGGCCACGGCCGCGCAATGTTGCGCGCGGCTCACCGCAGACCCGGCCGCGCCGCTGCGCGTCTATCGCGCGGGGCTGATCCACGGCATCGGGCGCGCGGCGGTACCCAATGGCATCTGGAACGCGACCACGCGCTTGCCCGAGAGCGCATGGGAGAAAGTACGGCTCGTGCCGTACTGGACCGCGCGGGCGGGCAAGCAGGCGGGCGCGCTGAACGAGGCGGCGGAACTCGCGTCGCAGGCGTACGAACGGCTCGACGGCTCGGGCTATTTTCGCGGCGCACGCGAGGCTGCGCTAACGCTCGAAGCCCGCGTGCTGGCCGCCACGGTGGCATGGGTCGCGTTGCGCTCGGCACGCCCGTGGCGCGCGGCGCTTTGCGCCGAAGAGGCCGCGCGGCAGTTGCATGACGACGTGGCCGCCGGACGCTTGAGCGGCGAGGTGGTCGACGCCCTGCTCGCCGACAGCGGCGTGACCGCGCCGCGTCCCGCCGGTGGCGGCACGCCGGGTGCGCGCGCATCGGCACAAGGATCCTCACAAGCATCCGCGCCGCTCTCGGCACGCGAGATCGACGTATTGCGCGCCATTTCGCGCGGTGCGAGCAACAAAGAGGCCGCGCGCGCATTGACGCTGAGTCCGAGCACCGTGCGCACGCACGTCGAAAGCGTGTTTCGCAAGCTCGAGTGCTCGACGCGCGCGGCGGCAACACTCAAGGCGGCCGCGCTGGGCCTGCTGTAG
- a CDS encoding DUF308 domain-containing protein, translating to MNDRHVNTARATETRWLMQYYFVRTAFSALWVALAFSLGRHSPGAAAALLVVYPAWDALANYVDMARSGGAAANRTQALNFVISVLTALAALVALRAGAHWVLDVFGAWAILAGLMQLGTAVRRWKDFGAQWAMILSGAQSALAGTFFIVQSNAPTPAIEKIGGYAAVGAVYFLISALWLVVSQWRRKAAQVS from the coding sequence ATGAACGATCGACATGTGAATACCGCCCGCGCCACGGAAACGCGCTGGCTCATGCAGTATTACTTTGTGCGGACGGCGTTTTCCGCGCTTTGGGTGGCGCTCGCGTTCAGCCTCGGGCGGCACTCGCCGGGCGCCGCGGCCGCGCTGCTCGTCGTGTATCCCGCGTGGGACGCGCTCGCCAATTACGTTGATATGGCGCGCAGCGGCGGCGCGGCCGCCAACCGCACGCAGGCGCTCAACTTCGTGATTAGCGTGTTGACGGCGCTCGCGGCCCTCGTCGCACTGCGAGCGGGCGCGCATTGGGTACTGGACGTGTTCGGCGCATGGGCGATTCTCGCCGGGCTGATGCAACTCGGCACGGCCGTGCGCCGCTGGAAAGACTTCGGCGCGCAATGGGCGATGATTTTGAGCGGCGCGCAGTCGGCCTTGGCGGGGACGTTCTTTATCGTGCAGTCCAATGCGCCCACACCCGCCATCGAGAAAATCGGCGGGTATGCGGCGGTGGGCGCGGTCTATTTTCTGATCTCCGCGCTGTGGCTCGTGGTGAGTCAATGGCGACGCAAGGCGGCCCAGGTTTCGTAA
- a CDS encoding putative bifunctional diguanylate cyclase/phosphodiesterase, which translates to MLVSTYNQMLVACSMLVAILASYTALDMAGRIASAKGRAARWWHAGGACAMGLGIWSMHFVGMLAFSLPIPLGYDPGITLLSLLIAIGASAYALSVVGQVTLPGHRLLAGALLMGFAIAAMHYTGMAAMRMNPVIQYDPALFALSLAIAVAASGAALWIAFRLRKPSRRVRRLRVGAAVIMGCAIFGMHYTGMAAAHFEAGSVCMAAGEGVDPQWLAVVVIIVTLAALSIALIVSVLDHRLDARTAMLATSLAQANEELNYLSLHDALTKLPNRTLLDDRLKQAMHRSALGNSRYALMFMGLDNFTAVNDVYGHHVGDLLLIDAARRIVETVPGSDTVARVGGDGFALLIKIGEPQDAAAIAEKLTKVIGAPFPVTGHQLSVSMSVGIAIYPGNGVHPQDVLANANAAMHHAKLTSRNSYCFFETSMNVNVHAQMQIIQDLRRALTQHELALHYQPKFQVPCGSIVGAEALLRWVHPTLGMIPPAEFIPVAEKSGLIVPIGVWVLDEACRQMRAWHDAGHIDWTIAVNLSPVQFAHADLIDTVRKTLARHQLNPGSLTLEVTESTAMANVEASLSILRALRQAGVRISIDDFGTGYSSLLYLKRLPAAELKIDRGFVRDLSRGSEDAAIVAAIVALGHTLKLKIVAEGVETTEQRALLTELGCDTLQGYLLGKPMTADRFLQATAA; encoded by the coding sequence ATGCTGGTGAGCACCTATAACCAGATGCTGGTGGCCTGCTCGATGCTTGTCGCGATTCTGGCGTCCTACACGGCGCTCGACATGGCGGGAAGAATCGCTTCGGCGAAAGGCCGGGCCGCGCGCTGGTGGCATGCGGGCGGCGCCTGCGCAATGGGGCTCGGTATCTGGTCGATGCACTTCGTCGGCATGCTCGCCTTCAGTCTGCCCATCCCGCTCGGCTACGATCCCGGCATCACGCTGCTCTCGCTGTTGATCGCCATCGGGGCTTCGGCCTACGCGCTTTCGGTGGTCGGGCAAGTCACGCTGCCGGGGCATCGGTTGCTGGCGGGCGCGTTGCTGATGGGATTCGCGATCGCGGCCATGCACTACACGGGCATGGCCGCGATGCGCATGAACCCGGTCATTCAGTACGATCCGGCGTTGTTCGCGCTCTCGCTCGCGATTGCCGTGGCCGCTTCGGGCGCCGCGTTGTGGATCGCGTTTCGCCTGCGCAAGCCGTCGCGGCGCGTGCGCCGCCTGCGCGTGGGCGCGGCCGTCATCATGGGCTGCGCGATCTTCGGCATGCACTACACCGGCATGGCCGCCGCGCATTTCGAGGCGGGCAGCGTCTGCATGGCGGCGGGCGAAGGCGTCGATCCGCAATGGCTCGCGGTGGTCGTCATCATCGTGACGCTGGCGGCCTTGTCGATCGCGCTGATCGTTTCCGTGCTCGACCACCGGCTCGACGCGCGCACCGCGATGCTGGCCACTTCGCTCGCGCAGGCCAACGAAGAACTGAACTATCTCTCGCTGCACGACGCGCTCACCAAACTGCCCAATCGCACGCTGCTCGACGACCGCCTCAAGCAGGCCATGCATCGCTCGGCGCTGGGCAATTCGCGTTACGCGTTGATGTTCATGGGGCTCGACAACTTCACGGCCGTCAACGACGTGTATGGCCATCATGTCGGCGACCTGCTGTTGATCGACGCCGCGCGGCGCATCGTGGAGACCGTGCCCGGCAGCGACACCGTGGCGCGCGTGGGCGGCGACGGTTTCGCCCTGCTGATCAAGATCGGCGAACCGCAGGACGCCGCCGCCATCGCCGAAAAACTCACTAAAGTGATTGGCGCGCCCTTTCCGGTCACGGGCCATCAATTGAGTGTGTCGATGAGCGTGGGCATCGCCATCTATCCCGGCAACGGCGTTCATCCGCAGGACGTGCTGGCGAATGCCAACGCGGCCATGCATCACGCCAAACTCACGAGCCGCAACAGTTACTGTTTTTTCGAAACGTCGATGAACGTCAACGTGCATGCGCAGATGCAGATCATTCAGGACCTGCGCCGCGCGCTGACGCAGCACGAACTCGCGCTCCACTATCAGCCTAAATTTCAGGTGCCGTGCGGTTCGATCGTGGGGGCCGAGGCGCTGTTGCGCTGGGTGCATCCCACGCTCGGCATGATTCCGCCCGCCGAGTTCATTCCGGTGGCGGAAAAGTCCGGCCTGATCGTGCCGATCGGCGTGTGGGTGCTCGACGAGGCGTGCCGGCAGATGCGGGCGTGGCACGACGCCGGGCATATCGACTGGACCATCGCCGTGAATCTCTCGCCCGTGCAATTCGCGCATGCCGATCTGATCGACACGGTGCGCAAAACGCTGGCGCGGCATCAACTCAATCCCGGCAGCCTCACGCTCGAAGTGACCGAATCCACGGCCATGGCGAATGTCGAGGCGAGTTTGTCGATACTGCGCGCGCTACGCCAGGCGGGCGTGAGAATTTCGATCGACGACTTCGGCACGGGTTATTCGAGCTTGCTGTATCTGAAGCGCTTGCCCGCCGCCGAACTCAAGATCGATCGCGGCTTCGTGCGCGACTTGTCGCGCGGCTCGGAAGACGCCGCGATCGTCGCGGCCATTGTTGCGCTCGGCCATACGCTCAAGCTCAAGATCGTCGCGGAAGGCGTGGAAACCACCGAGCAGCGCGCGCTGCTCACCGAACTGGGCTGCGACACGCTGCAAGGCTATCTGCTCGGCAAGCCCATGACCGCCGACCGGTTTCTCCAGGCGACGGCCGCGTGA
- a CDS encoding porin — MKRFAALSLGMLTISTGAYAQSSVSLYGIIDDGLTWSSNQGGHSALQMQSSISQGNRWGIKGTEDLGGGSSAIFRLESGFNVNTGALSQGGRMFGRPAYVGLSNARYGTLTLGRQDEEIGDYIGPYSANARLPGGILFPHPGDLDNNGIDFRLQNAVKYVSPVMAGLTGVAAYSFGGTAGNFARNSAKSFALQYVGGAFEFAAAYTAIDHPATSVTDGVWLASNTVDGNYGLAAGSYKVLGLGGMYTLGSFKLSATWTHTQFGDLDATLGAKIGGHVTFNIGEIVASYQLMPTLQLGTAYSYTLGSVSATGQKPHYHEVDASADYFLSKSTDVYATATYMRAGGGAVADLAPVLAPSTSVNQLALRLGIRKTF, encoded by the coding sequence ATGAAAAGGTTCGCAGCACTTTCATTAGGCATGCTGACGATCAGCACGGGTGCCTACGCGCAAAGCAGCGTTAGTCTGTACGGCATCATCGACGACGGCTTGACGTGGTCGAGCAATCAGGGCGGCCACAGCGCGTTGCAGATGCAAAGCAGCATTTCGCAGGGCAATCGCTGGGGCATCAAGGGCACCGAAGATCTGGGCGGTGGCAGCAGCGCGATTTTCCGGCTGGAAAGCGGCTTCAACGTGAACACGGGCGCGCTGAGTCAGGGCGGCCGCATGTTCGGCCGTCCCGCTTACGTGGGCTTGTCGAACGCGCGCTACGGTACGCTGACACTCGGCCGCCAGGACGAAGAGATCGGCGATTACATCGGCCCGTATTCCGCGAACGCGCGCTTGCCGGGCGGCATTCTGTTCCCGCACCCCGGCGATCTGGACAACAACGGCATCGACTTTCGCCTGCAAAACGCGGTCAAATACGTGTCGCCGGTCATGGCCGGCCTGACCGGCGTAGCCGCGTACAGCTTCGGCGGCACGGCCGGCAATTTCGCGCGCAACAGCGCGAAGTCGTTCGCGTTGCAGTACGTGGGCGGCGCGTTCGAGTTCGCCGCCGCCTACACCGCGATCGACCATCCGGCCACGTCCGTCACCGACGGCGTCTGGCTCGCGAGCAATACCGTGGACGGCAACTACGGTCTCGCGGCGGGCAGCTACAAGGTACTGGGCCTCGGCGGCATGTATACGCTCGGTTCGTTCAAGCTCAGCGCCACTTGGACGCACACGCAGTTCGGCGATCTCGACGCCACGCTCGGCGCGAAGATCGGCGGTCACGTCACGTTCAATATCGGCGAAATCGTCGCGAGTTATCAGCTCATGCCCACGCTGCAACTGGGCACCGCGTACAGCTACACGCTGGGCTCGGTCTCGGCCACCGGCCAGAAACCGCACTATCACGAGGTGGATGCGAGCGCCGACTATTTCCTCTCGAAGAGCACCGACGTCTACGCAACGGCGACCTACATGCGTGCGGGCGGCGGCGCGGTGGCCGATCTCGCGCCCGTGCTGGCGCCTTCGACCTCGGTGAATCAACTCGCGCTGCGGCTCGGCATACGCAAGACCTTCTGA
- a CDS encoding FAD-binding oxidoreductase, which yields MSNTLSNSAILTALTEALGDDVVSPRERLLERRNADWSGMPGATPLALLRPRSTEQVAQALAICNRFRQPVVVQGGLTGLAGGACTAANEIALSLERMMAIEEVDAISSTITVQTGVTLEAVQQAASEAGLMFPLDLGARGSCTIGGNLATNAGGNRVIRYGMARDQVLGLEAVLADGSVIGGLHKMVKNNTGYDLRNLMIGSEGTLGIITRAVLRLRPRAGALATAWCGLPDYAAVTRLLGEAQRHLSTGVSAFEVMWPSFVDYMLGNVHGLRAPLDTPHPFYVLMESAGGDEASHQQAFEDFLAAMLEAGVIANASIAQSQSDAGAFWRIRDATAEFPILMPDLIAFDVSFAIADIGRAAQQCDEALRATWPGSTVLTYGHLGDGNLHLIVQVAGADDSTVNAVEALVYGIVREYGGSVSAEHGIGSKKRDVLGHTRAPAELAAMRAIKAALDPHGILNPGKVLPSIS from the coding sequence ATGTCCAATACACTATCGAATAGCGCAATCCTGACGGCCCTGACCGAAGCGCTCGGCGACGACGTGGTCAGCCCGCGCGAACGTCTGCTCGAGCGCCGCAACGCCGACTGGAGCGGCATGCCCGGCGCAACGCCGCTCGCGCTGCTGCGGCCGCGCTCGACCGAACAGGTTGCGCAAGCGCTCGCGATCTGCAACCGCTTTCGTCAACCCGTGGTCGTGCAAGGCGGCCTCACCGGGCTCGCGGGCGGCGCGTGTACCGCGGCGAACGAGATCGCGCTGTCGCTCGAACGCATGATGGCCATCGAGGAAGTGGACGCTATTTCGAGCACGATCACCGTGCAGACCGGCGTCACGCTCGAGGCCGTGCAGCAGGCCGCGAGCGAAGCCGGTTTGATGTTTCCGCTCGATCTGGGGGCGCGCGGCAGCTGCACGATCGGCGGCAATCTCGCGACCAATGCGGGCGGCAATCGCGTGATTCGCTACGGCATGGCGCGCGACCAGGTACTCGGTCTCGAAGCGGTGCTCGCCGACGGCAGCGTGATCGGCGGTCTGCACAAGATGGTCAAGAACAACACGGGTTACGACCTGCGCAATCTCATGATCGGCAGCGAAGGCACGCTCGGCATCATCACGCGCGCCGTGCTGCGTTTGCGGCCGCGCGCCGGCGCGCTCGCCACGGCATGGTGCGGACTGCCCGACTACGCGGCCGTCACGCGCCTGCTCGGCGAAGCGCAGCGGCACTTGTCGACAGGCGTCTCCGCGTTCGAGGTGATGTGGCCGAGTTTCGTCGACTACATGCTCGGCAACGTGCACGGCCTGCGCGCGCCGCTCGACACGCCGCATCCGTTCTACGTGCTGATGGAATCGGCAGGCGGCGACGAAGCGAGCCATCAGCAGGCATTCGAGGACTTTCTCGCCGCGATGCTCGAGGCAGGCGTGATCGCCAATGCGTCGATCGCGCAATCGCAAAGCGACGCGGGTGCGTTCTGGCGTATTCGCGACGCCACTGCGGAATTCCCGATTCTGATGCCCGATCTGATCGCGTTCGACGTGAGCTTCGCCATTGCCGACATCGGCCGCGCCGCGCAGCAATGCGACGAGGCGTTGCGCGCCACGTGGCCCGGCAGCACGGTGCTCACGTACGGCCATCTCGGCGACGGCAATCTGCATCTGATCGTGCAAGTCGCGGGCGCGGACGACTCCACGGTCAACGCCGTGGAAGCACTTGTGTACGGCATCGTGCGCGAATACGGTGGCTCGGTATCGGCCGAACACGGCATCGGCAGCAAGAAGCGCGATGTGCTCGGCCACACCCGCGCACCCGCCGAACTCGCGGCCATGCGCGCGATCAAGGCGGCACTCGACCCGCACGGCATCCTCAATCCCGGCAAGGTGTTGCCCTCGATATCTTGA
- a CDS encoding MFS transporter, which translates to MVPEESIIGTLPSESRDTSRALFGKIAWRLMPLLFVCYLIAQVDRMNVAFAKLQMLDQLGFSETVYGLGAGIFFIGYVLFEVPSNVLLRKYGAHRWIARIMISWGIVSACMMFVHTPMQFYVMRFLLGVAEAGFFPGVIFYLTSWFTREYRTKMTAIFMTAIAIAGVVVGPVSGAILHSMTGLSGIAGWQWLFLIEGVPSVLLGFATLLYLPPTPERASWLSAAEQQQLAALIASDRTATPEVSTAGVLASARVWILSGIYGCYGMSFFGFVFWLPTIIKSSGVKDPLSIGLLSAIPWAVATVAMFFVAAHVDRRQNTRGTLMVLSLLAALGWAASPFVVDSVALSMVVLSLAMFGLMASLPVFWNLPTSSYQGTAAAVAIAFITSLGNVPGFFSPYIVGWIKTLTNRLDDAMYLFAAVSLLAVVLLALVSVQTEPAPNGEPTHR; encoded by the coding sequence ATGGTTCCCGAAGAAAGCATCATCGGTACGCTGCCGTCCGAATCGCGCGACACGTCGCGTGCGCTGTTCGGCAAGATCGCCTGGCGTTTGATGCCCCTATTGTTCGTCTGCTATCTGATCGCTCAGGTGGACCGCATGAACGTGGCGTTCGCCAAGTTGCAAATGCTCGATCAACTCGGCTTTTCCGAAACGGTCTATGGGCTCGGCGCGGGCATTTTCTTTATCGGCTATGTTTTGTTCGAAGTGCCAAGCAATGTTCTGTTGCGAAAATACGGTGCGCACCGCTGGATCGCCCGCATCATGATTTCGTGGGGCATCGTCTCCGCTTGCATGATGTTCGTGCATACGCCCATGCAGTTCTACGTCATGCGCTTTCTGCTGGGCGTGGCCGAGGCGGGCTTCTTCCCCGGCGTGATTTTCTACCTCACGAGTTGGTTCACACGCGAATACCGCACCAAGATGACGGCCATCTTCATGACGGCCATTGCGATCGCGGGCGTGGTGGTCGGACCGGTCTCGGGCGCGATCCTGCACAGCATGACGGGCTTGAGCGGTATCGCCGGCTGGCAGTGGCTGTTCCTGATCGAAGGCGTGCCTTCGGTGCTGCTGGGCTTTGCCACGCTGCTCTATTTGCCGCCTACGCCCGAGCGCGCCAGCTGGTTGAGCGCCGCTGAGCAGCAACAACTCGCCGCGTTGATCGCGAGCGACCGCACCGCCACCCCGGAAGTCTCCACGGCAGGCGTGCTGGCCTCCGCGCGAGTCTGGATACTCTCCGGTATCTACGGTTGCTACGGCATGTCGTTCTTCGGCTTCGTGTTCTGGCTGCCGACCATCATCAAGTCGTCGGGCGTGAAGGACCCGCTTTCCATCGGTCTGCTTTCGGCCATTCCCTGGGCGGTGGCGACCGTTGCCATGTTCTTCGTTGCCGCGCACGTGGATCGGCGCCAGAACACACGCGGCACCTTGATGGTGCTCTCGCTGCTCGCCGCGCTCGGCTGGGCTGCGAGCCCGTTCGTCGTGGACAGCGTGGCCTTGTCGATGGTGGTGCTGAGCCTTGCCATGTTCGGCTTGATGGCGTCGCTGCCCGTGTTCTGGAATTTGCCCACGTCGAGCTATCAGGGCACGGCCGCCGCCGTGGCCATTGCGTTCATTACCTCGCTCGGCAATGTGCCCGGCTTCTTCTCGCCGTATATCGTCGGCTGGATCAAGACGCTGACGAACCGGCTGGACGACGCCATGTACCTGTTCGCCGCCGTCTCGCTGCTCGCGGTCGTACTGCTCGCGCTGGTGTCGGTCCAGACCGAGCCGGCGCCGAATGGCGAGCCGACCCATCGATAA
- a CDS encoding HpcH/HpaI aldolase family protein — protein sequence MLFSSLKSRLQQAAPVDVIWLALGSTPLVEFATHAAPGAIVLDLQHGLWERGTLEAAIAAVRLRVPVIGRCAENSPHAIAQALDAGASSVLIPMIETADDARRAVSASRYPPFGNRSAGGVRPLLAGIEAMLDADRHVAVGMLIETVQGVENARAIAAVPGVDYLFIGTGDLSLSRGTADPDVITRDCERVLAAAREHDLPCGLFTGDAAAARKAFANGYRMAVAANDIDLVKQGFITAHASATS from the coding sequence ATGCTCTTTTCGTCGCTCAAGTCTCGTTTGCAGCAAGCCGCGCCGGTGGACGTCATCTGGCTCGCGCTGGGCAGTACGCCACTCGTGGAATTCGCCACGCACGCCGCACCGGGCGCGATCGTGCTCGATCTCCAGCACGGCTTGTGGGAGCGCGGCACGCTCGAAGCGGCCATTGCCGCCGTGCGTCTGCGCGTGCCCGTGATCGGCCGCTGCGCGGAGAACTCGCCGCACGCGATTGCACAGGCGCTGGATGCCGGCGCATCGTCGGTACTCATTCCCATGATCGAAACCGCCGACGACGCACGCCGCGCCGTTTCCGCCTCGCGCTACCCGCCCTTCGGCAATCGCTCGGCAGGCGGCGTGCGGCCGCTGCTCGCAGGCATCGAGGCCATGCTCGACGCCGATCGCCACGTTGCGGTGGGCATGCTGATCGAAACGGTCCAGGGCGTGGAGAACGCACGCGCGATTGCGGCGGTGCCGGGCGTGGACTACCTCTTTATCGGCACTGGGGATCTGTCGCTGTCGCGCGGCACCGCCGACCCCGACGTGATCACGCGCGACTGCGAACGCGTGCTCGCGGCCGCGCGCGAGCACGACTTGCCGTGCGGCCTCTTCACCGGCGACGCGGCGGCCGCACGCAAAGCCTTCGCGAACGGCTATCGCATGGCGGTGGCTGCGAACGATATCGATCTCGTCAAGCAAGGTTTCATCACGGCGCACGCCAGCGCCACGTCGTAA
- a CDS encoding EthD family reductase — MEIALFLTYRVPPGAGAAPLNTFAQALAATPELRQAVLHVPATASDPYLNDEHAPQLVLQLYFNELTALEAVASSTGSLQALTDRRTIAWTGSAEITQQAMAVRRYATPAPNHDAGTRCTYLVAYEGAPRDYDAWLGHYLAGHVPLMQRLPEIRELEIYTRLETVSALPARREQAVQRNKVVFDTAEALTHALHSPIRHDMRRDYEASPPFDGHNVHFPMTSRYVRVLAE, encoded by the coding sequence GTGGAAATCGCTTTATTTCTGACGTATCGTGTGCCGCCGGGCGCGGGGGCCGCGCCGCTCAACACGTTCGCGCAGGCGCTCGCCGCCACACCGGAATTGCGGCAAGCGGTGCTGCACGTACCGGCCACGGCGAGCGATCCGTATCTCAACGACGAGCACGCGCCGCAACTCGTACTGCAGCTCTATTTCAACGAACTCACTGCGCTCGAAGCAGTGGCTTCGAGTACGGGCAGTTTGCAGGCTCTCACCGACCGTCGCACGATCGCGTGGACGGGCAGCGCCGAAATCACGCAGCAGGCCATGGCCGTGCGCCGCTATGCAACGCCCGCGCCGAATCACGACGCCGGCACCCGCTGCACGTATCTGGTCGCGTACGAAGGCGCACCGCGCGACTACGACGCGTGGCTTGGCCACTATCTCGCGGGGCACGTGCCGCTGATGCAGCGTCTGCCCGAGATCCGCGAACTCGAAATCTACACGCGGCTCGAAACCGTGAGTGCGTTGCCCGCGCGGCGCGAACAAGCGGTGCAGCGCAACAAGGTCGTGTTCGACACGGCCGAAGCGCTCACGCACGCGCTGCATTCGCCGATCCGCCACGACATGCGTCGCGACTACGAAGCGTCGCCGCCGTTCGACGGCCATAACGTGCATTTTCCGATGACGAGCCGCTACGTGCGCGTGCTTGCCGAATGA